Proteins encoded within one genomic window of Lysinibacillus sphaericus:
- a CDS encoding S-layer homology domain-containing protein translates to MDIFKKQIHLVIIFILIFSLLSPAATGKAQHLEGETYEQNTSDINNTELDNPNEQLTMTPLIENAPNTISDIQLNTTEPLFLTIGETSQLAVASSTTEDSTLIEWSSSAPTITTVDNQGLVTAISIGDAQIYVKVGEVSKAVNIYVITPEEQNFINLVNNLPEIIVADEVAELQLTAARKTYSALTLDQKKKALISNYNNKLGEKEGQLVEAFINSIPSFDTLDETIAQQLINARTKWNTLLLNEKKKLVQIEAILIEKELKYVGLLISTISSLEISNEKLGSLFNTTRKIYKGIPAQQKVNVINYQNLVDKEIEYVLYLIDSLPETIQIADEATKKQLEEARTTYNALDKNQKTKINNYQELVDKENIFTTAPRIQDVIFKINVLPPIDSITWADHLKVNATQQAYDNLSAQEKQSVSNYNKLEALQKRLVELKPTTIKAYNSVGQYLVSSSPQPVYQSEWTILTLARGGYVNLSNSYYSKYYKNIENHVKSNSGVIASQATDYSRVIIALTAIGKDPTNVAGYNLVEKLTDFNFVTRQGINSAVFTLIALDTWDFELPKTATTTREKLIKYILQRQLNDGGFAYAGTEADPDITAMVIQSLAPYYQSNAEVKTAVNRAIDTLAAIQLPNGGYKSDNFENAESAAQVVTALASLGINANNDNRFNKVISNIMTYSSEDGGFKHVLIENKANGMATVQVGYTLAAYNRLLNNQTALYDMSDTKSDNTGNNPGDIDNGSDGEEPSNPDDKGNQPSNPDGQPSDNEEIGYTTFSIRISSSEVPLKSTSTKLFAGETAFDVLKRVTSENSVALSYRQTEYGTYIDGIAGVYEFDRGPLSGWMYRVNGQYPSYSAALYTLSPGDSVEWLYTTDLGKDVGGYVEDGSEKSGPPAEENKEKCKGKNTENCKETENNCTGVEAQCAEEMNKGNKGNEENKGNRGNVDNPVAEITIEDGSNKAIITSKHIKEYLEKNVQKFVIQSKNNFKIEIPTSIFTRIKLTESEQIIASVTKEAKNKQFTVKFGIEATNGKTKSITIDKEYLKVTLLANELKPNMVVLQLDGSEYKPVPHRIVNGEIVLFTKSSGTFVVTESTVTFNDIAHLANKEEIEFLASRLVIKGTTPETFEPYKPITRAQFSVLISRALGLQAKGENPFNDTEGKWYATDIQALFEAGITKGTTSSTFNPEAPITRQQAAAFMARILEYLNADVKATGEVNFTDASNISAEYLPYIELLNSLDIMTGKPDGSFDPRASLTRGQTAKILKRTLNIAGIM, encoded by the coding sequence ATGGATATTTTTAAAAAGCAAATACATTTAGTCATTATCTTTATTTTAATATTTTCGCTATTATCCCCTGCTGCCACTGGCAAAGCACAGCATCTTGAAGGAGAAACATACGAGCAAAACACTTCAGACATAAATAACACAGAATTAGACAATCCAAATGAACAATTAACTATGACGCCATTAATAGAGAATGCGCCGAATACAATTAGTGATATTCAATTAAATACGACAGAACCTTTATTTTTAACAATTGGAGAAACATCGCAACTTGCTGTAGCTAGCTCAACAACAGAAGATAGTACCCTAATTGAATGGTCATCGAGTGCTCCTACAATTACAACAGTTGACAATCAAGGATTAGTTACAGCGATTTCAATTGGGGATGCTCAGATTTACGTAAAAGTTGGTGAAGTATCTAAGGCAGTTAATATATATGTTATTACACCTGAAGAACAAAACTTTATAAATTTGGTGAATAACCTCCCAGAAATTATAGTTGCTGATGAGGTAGCAGAACTACAATTAACAGCAGCTCGTAAAACATATAGTGCATTAACACTAGATCAAAAGAAAAAAGCATTAATAAGTAATTACAATAACAAACTTGGTGAAAAAGAAGGCCAACTGGTAGAAGCCTTCATTAATTCTATTCCTTCATTTGATACATTAGATGAAACAATTGCTCAACAATTAATAAATGCTCGTACGAAATGGAACACTTTACTACTAAATGAAAAAAAGAAACTAGTGCAAATAGAGGCTATCTTAATAGAGAAGGAACTGAAATACGTCGGACTTTTAATTTCTACTATTTCGTCATTAGAAATAAGCAATGAAAAGTTAGGTTCACTATTCAATACTACTCGTAAAATATACAAAGGAATACCAGCACAGCAAAAAGTAAATGTAATAAATTACCAAAATCTTGTAGATAAAGAAATTGAATATGTTTTATATTTAATTGACTCTCTTCCTGAAACAATTCAGATTGCTGATGAGGCAACAAAAAAACAATTAGAAGAAGCTCGGACAACATACAATGCCTTAGATAAAAATCAAAAAACTAAAATAAATAATTATCAAGAGCTTGTAGATAAAGAAAACATTTTCACAACAGCCCCTCGGATTCAAGATGTGATATTTAAAATTAACGTGCTCCCCCCTATAGATTCGATTACATGGGCGGATCATTTGAAAGTTAATGCAACACAACAAGCCTATGATAATTTGTCAGCTCAAGAAAAACAATCTGTATCAAATTATAATAAGCTAGAGGCTTTACAAAAGCGATTAGTAGAATTGAAGCCAACAACGATTAAAGCCTACAACTCTGTTGGTCAATATTTAGTATCAAGCTCACCGCAGCCTGTCTATCAATCAGAGTGGACTATTTTAACACTTGCACGTGGTGGTTATGTCAATTTATCAAATAGTTATTATAGTAAATATTATAAAAATATAGAGAATCATGTAAAATCAAACAGTGGCGTAATCGCCTCTCAAGCAACAGATTACTCTCGGGTAATAATAGCTCTTACAGCTATCGGGAAAGATCCTACAAATGTCGCAGGCTATAATTTAGTTGAAAAATTAACAGATTTTAATTTTGTAACACGTCAAGGCATCAACTCTGCGGTCTTCACTTTAATTGCACTCGATACATGGGACTTTGAATTACCTAAAACAGCTACAACAACACGTGAAAAATTAATTAAATATATTTTACAAAGGCAATTAAACGATGGAGGTTTTGCCTATGCTGGTACTGAAGCTGACCCTGATATCACTGCAATGGTCATTCAATCACTCGCTCCATACTATCAAAGTAATGCAGAAGTAAAAACAGCCGTTAATCGTGCAATTGATACATTAGCAGCTATTCAATTACCTAATGGCGGATATAAGTCAGATAACTTTGAAAATGCTGAAAGTGCAGCACAGGTTGTGACTGCTCTAGCAAGCTTAGGGATAAATGCTAACAACGATAATCGTTTTAATAAAGTCATTTCTAATATCATGACATATAGCTCAGAAGATGGTGGCTTTAAACATGTATTAATCGAAAACAAAGCAAATGGCATGGCAACGGTTCAGGTTGGCTATACATTAGCAGCATACAACCGTTTATTAAATAATCAAACTGCTCTTTACGATATGTCAGATACAAAGTCAGATAATACTGGAAATAATCCAGGAGATATTGACAATGGAAGCGATGGAGAAGAACCTTCCAACCCAGATGATAAAGGAAATCAACCTTCTAACCCTGATGGACAACCTTCTGATAATGAAGAAATTGGTTATACGACATTCTCAATTCGAATTTCGTCTTCTGAAGTGCCATTAAAATCAACATCAACTAAATTATTTGCTGGTGAAACTGCTTTTGACGTTTTAAAACGAGTAACATCGGAAAACAGTGTTGCCTTAAGCTATCGTCAAACAGAATATGGAACATATATTGACGGAATTGCGGGTGTTTATGAATTTGACCGAGGTCCTTTAAGTGGTTGGATGTATCGTGTAAATGGTCAATACCCTTCTTATTCTGCGGCACTTTACACACTATCACCTGGTGATTCAGTTGAATGGCTTTATACGACCGATTTAGGTAAAGATGTCGGTGGATATGTAGAAGATGGAAGCGAAAAAAGTGGCCCTCCAGCTGAAGAAAACAAAGAAAAATGCAAGGGTAAAAATACAGAAAATTGCAAAGAGACAGAAAATAATTGTACAGGCGTAGAAGCACAATGCGCTGAAGAAATGAATAAAGGGAATAAAGGAAATGAAGAAAACAAAGGAAACAGAGGAAATGTAGATAATCCAGTTGCTGAAATTACTATTGAAGATGGTAGTAACAAAGCAATTATTACATCCAAACATATTAAAGAATATCTTGAAAAGAATGTACAAAAGTTTGTTATTCAAAGCAAAAATAATTTCAAAATAGAAATTCCAACTTCTATATTTACTAGAATTAAGCTTACAGAAAGTGAGCAAATAATTGCCTCGGTAACGAAAGAAGCTAAAAATAAACAATTCACTGTCAAATTCGGTATTGAGGCTACTAATGGTAAAACAAAGTCAATTACTATAGATAAAGAATATTTAAAAGTTACGCTACTTGCCAACGAGTTAAAACCGAATATGGTCGTTTTACAGCTTGATGGTAGTGAATACAAGCCTGTTCCACATAGAATTGTGAACGGTGAAATTGTTCTATTCACAAAATCTAGTGGTACATTCGTTGTAACAGAAAGTACAGTAACATTTAACGATATTGCCCATTTAGCTAATAAAGAAGAAATTGAATTTTTAGCGAGCCGTCTTGTAATCAAAGGAACTACACCAGAGACGTTTGAGCCATATAAACCAATTACTCGTGCGCAATTTTCAGTATTAATCAGCCGTGCACTTGGTTTACAGGCAAAAGGTGAAAATCCATTTAACGATACAGAAGGCAAATGGTATGCAACAGATATTCAAGCTCTGTTCGAGGCAGGTATTACAAAAGGCACAACTTCTTCAACATTTAATCCTGAAGCTCCGATTACACGCCAACAAGCAGCGGCATTTATGGCACGCATTTTAGAATATTTAAATGCTGATGTGAAAGCCACAGGAGAGGTTAATTTCACAGACGCTAGCAATATTAGCGCTGAATACTTGCCTTATATCGAGCTATTAAATAGCCTGGATATTATGACAGGTAAGCCGGATGGTTCATTTGATCCACGTGCTTCTTTAACACGTGGACAAACAGCAAAAATTTTAAAACGTACGTTAAATATCGCAGGCATCATGTAA
- a CDS encoding DUF4430 domain-containing protein: protein MVTFKKWWHIAFAFLLAVSLLSPTASATTVLQPTKQEAQIATFDVQLAVDGLYGSILPATTEIVSTGTTALSLMENTLTANGIPYIVTIHPIYGPYLESVDGRASGSLNGWDGWVYTVNGISPTVGLDAYKLEPDDKVHIYYTTWAKLGTASTVDVGQINPKVTVDLTGDLFLTNASNIANWTINTGTTALTAQSITVNTDQQAVITFSGQAAEGGISITASANALLGGSTSEPLTIDVTPNN from the coding sequence ATGGTTACTTTTAAAAAATGGTGGCATATAGCGTTCGCTTTTCTTTTAGCTGTTTCGCTATTATCACCGACAGCAAGTGCAACAACAGTATTACAACCTACAAAACAAGAGGCACAAATTGCAACATTCGATGTCCAATTAGCTGTTGACGGTTTATATGGCTCCATCCTACCAGCAACAACAGAGATTGTCTCAACTGGAACTACGGCATTATCACTAATGGAAAATACATTAACAGCAAACGGTATTCCATATATAGTTACTATTCATCCTATCTATGGTCCTTATCTTGAATCTGTTGATGGGCGAGCTAGTGGCAGCTTAAATGGTTGGGATGGTTGGGTATACACTGTAAATGGTATTAGCCCAACTGTTGGTTTAGATGCTTATAAATTAGAGCCTGATGATAAAGTTCATATTTATTATACGACATGGGCTAAGCTGGGCACTGCTAGCACAGTGGATGTAGGACAAATAAATCCAAAGGTTACTGTGGATTTAACGGGTGACCTATTTCTAACAAATGCCTCTAATATTGCTAATTGGACAATTAACACAGGTACTACAGCGTTAACAGCTCAATCAATTACTGTCAACACAGATCAACAAGCAGTTATCACATTTTCTGGTCAAGCTGCAGAAGGTGGTATCTCGATTACAGCCTCTGCAAATGCACTACTTGGTGGTTCAACAAGTGAACCATTAACTATTGACGTAACACCCAATAACTAA
- a CDS encoding dihydrodipicolinate synthase family protein, protein MKNLNVAIPTPFHDDESLYLEGFNPIVEHLKNNGIESLLVSGSTGEQNSMSIDERLQIIDYFNKQNFQNIELMFGVSGARTRDAIKLIQALEKSVFDAILVQFPLYIQPSQKQAIAYVNELLTHTTKKVVLYNNPARTGFNLSVESLDELVSQQHPNLIGLKEEYNVKRHKNTQLPDDFIMFAGGDVDLIEKILGGCNGLSSMVGNVYPKEIKQILNDLLMKKPVDVHKINQLIDEVTHYQAIINIKEHYNSLGIKVGPCRSPIN, encoded by the coding sequence ATGAAAAATCTAAATGTTGCTATTCCAACCCCCTTTCATGATGATGAAAGCTTATATTTAGAAGGTTTCAACCCCATTGTTGAACATTTAAAGAATAACGGAATTGAGTCACTACTTGTATCTGGTTCTACCGGTGAGCAAAATTCAATGAGCATTGATGAACGATTGCAAATCATTGATTACTTTAATAAGCAAAACTTTCAAAATATTGAACTAATGTTTGGTGTTTCAGGTGCGAGAACGAGAGATGCGATAAAACTAATTCAAGCACTTGAGAAATCTGTTTTTGATGCCATTCTTGTCCAGTTTCCACTTTATATTCAACCATCACAAAAACAAGCCATTGCTTATGTTAATGAATTGCTAACACATACTACTAAAAAAGTTGTGCTATATAATAATCCTGCCCGAACTGGATTTAACCTAAGTGTTGAATCCCTGGATGAACTTGTTTCTCAACAACACCCGAACCTTATCGGCCTTAAAGAAGAGTACAATGTGAAGCGTCATAAAAATACACAGTTACCCGATGATTTCATTATGTTTGCTGGAGGAGATGTTGACCTCATAGAAAAAATACTCGGTGGCTGCAATGGACTTTCCAGTATGGTAGGCAATGTTTACCCTAAAGAAATCAAGCAAATTTTAAATGACCTACTAATGAAAAAACCAGTTGACGTTCATAAAATAAATCAACTAATTGACGAAGTGACACATTATCAAGCCATTATTAACATAAAAGAACATTACAATTCCCTTGGTATAAAAGTAGGTCCTTGTCGATCACCCATTAATTAG
- a CDS encoding cupin domain-containing protein: MSDQRTDIISYKDFLQKSTKPTVRPCIWKGTDIKAQLDDSLSSDFMGDGRGAVSLINKDTGDKYGVTPTINAVVQVLAPGEHNNPHKHSNLAIFIVFEGEGYSIINGEKIEWEKGDVFVSPAWLSHEHCNTSDHENAVLYTIQDVPTVSGMGTWFLEEPVGSGAKHVVKENITNKNDILPEK, from the coding sequence ATGAGCGATCAAAGAACGGATATTATTAGTTACAAAGATTTTTTACAAAAAAGTACCAAGCCGACTGTTCGTCCTTGTATTTGGAAAGGAACAGATATAAAGGCACAATTAGATGATTCATTGTCTAGCGATTTTATGGGTGATGGCAGAGGCGCAGTTTCGCTGATAAATAAAGATACTGGTGATAAATACGGTGTGACCCCTACTATAAACGCAGTGGTCCAAGTATTGGCGCCAGGTGAACATAATAACCCACACAAACACAGTAATTTGGCTATCTTTATTGTATTTGAAGGAGAAGGCTATAGTATCATTAATGGCGAGAAAATTGAGTGGGAAAAAGGCGATGTATTTGTATCTCCTGCTTGGCTTTCACACGAACATTGCAATACGTCTGATCATGAAAATGCTGTTCTTTATACTATCCAGGATGTACCTACTGTTTCCGGTATGGGGACATGGTTTTTGGAAGAACCTGTTGGGTCAGGAGCAAAACATGTTGTTAAAGAAAATATCACGAATAAGAATGATATTTTACCAGAAAAGTAA
- a CDS encoding LysR family transcriptional regulator — translation MELRQLEYFRSVCQELHFTRAAEKIGISQPSLSQQIRLLEHEIGAPLFDRIGKKTALTESGRLLLKYTQNIFHEIEQAQTAIKELNGLQRGNISIGTLLTVENYLIPPTLLNFHRLYPAIKISVFGLRTEDIRISLLENKLDIGIVFLPMKDRELESISLYKEELALAVPNGHPLEEQEMVHLDVLRTTSSVLFPENYFIRQLINKSCNDLGFLPQPAFEITTMESLIDMVEKGVGVTILPKPYLECLSNNKITVIPIVNSNLSREVGIVYRKDKYMGAATRMFIEQLKATTINLNY, via the coding sequence ATGGAACTAAGACAACTTGAATATTTTCGTTCAGTATGCCAGGAACTTCACTTTACAAGAGCTGCAGAAAAGATTGGAATTTCCCAACCATCTTTAAGCCAACAAATTCGCCTATTGGAGCATGAGATTGGAGCACCTTTATTTGATCGAATTGGTAAAAAGACGGCACTTACAGAATCAGGAAGACTACTTCTGAAGTATACTCAGAATATTTTCCATGAAATAGAACAAGCACAAACTGCTATAAAGGAATTAAACGGACTCCAAAGAGGAAATATTTCTATCGGAACATTGTTAACAGTTGAAAATTACCTAATTCCACCGACATTACTTAATTTTCATCGTTTATACCCTGCTATTAAAATTTCTGTGTTTGGACTACGCACGGAAGACATTAGGATAAGCTTGTTAGAAAATAAATTGGATATAGGGATTGTTTTTTTACCTATGAAAGATAGAGAATTAGAATCGATTTCTTTGTACAAGGAGGAACTGGCTCTTGCGGTACCCAATGGGCATCCATTAGAAGAACAGGAAATGGTCCATTTGGATGTTTTGCGGACAACATCGTCCGTTTTATTTCCTGAAAACTACTTTATAAGACAACTTATCAATAAATCTTGCAATGACTTGGGATTTCTCCCTCAGCCAGCTTTTGAAATAACAACGATGGAATCGTTAATTGACATGGTTGAAAAAGGAGTAGGAGTGACTATATTGCCTAAACCTTATTTAGAGTGCCTTAGCAATAATAAAATAACAGTCATTCCAATTGTAAATTCTAATCTTTCCCGAGAAGTAGGAATCGTCTATAGGAAAGATAAATATATGGGTGCTGCTACACGTATGTTTATTGAACAGCTAAAGGCCACCACAATTAATTTGAATTATTAA
- a CDS encoding TetR/AcrR family transcriptional regulator, with product MNQKRVIEVAATLFLEKGFAYTSMDELVRVSKVSKSNVYYHFSNKEELLDGVVDYWIAMYQAAIDGLLSQNQLLVEDRIQLFLKQLSQGVQTREYKGGCPFITLYIQSPTNASKVKEKIGLFFVGLQTKVSLLLKQGVENGEFKKTINIDEVASLFITNLEGALFISETLKDATVIMKTADHLFNLLR from the coding sequence ATGAATCAAAAACGTGTAATTGAAGTCGCTGCAACATTATTTTTAGAAAAAGGGTTTGCTTATACAAGCATGGATGAATTAGTTCGTGTAAGCAAAGTTTCAAAGTCTAATGTGTATTATCACTTTTCTAATAAGGAAGAATTGTTGGATGGGGTTGTCGATTATTGGATTGCAATGTATCAAGCTGCAATTGATGGCTTACTATCTCAAAACCAATTATTAGTTGAAGATCGTATCCAACTGTTTTTAAAGCAATTATCACAAGGAGTACAAACGAGAGAATATAAGGGGGGCTGTCCATTTATTACGCTTTATATTCAAAGCCCTACAAATGCCTCAAAAGTAAAAGAAAAAATAGGTCTTTTTTTCGTAGGATTACAAACGAAAGTTTCTCTATTACTTAAACAAGGGGTAGAGAATGGTGAATTTAAAAAGACAATTAATATTGACGAGGTTGCATCTCTTTTTATTACAAATCTTGAAGGAGCGCTATTTATTTCAGAAACACTGAAGGATGCAACTGTAATCATGAAAACAGCAGATCATTTGTTTAACTTGCTTCGATAA
- a CDS encoding alpha/beta fold hydrolase has product MRTVFLTGGTGFIGKELVKELAKEQVTILLLVRSKSKATRIYQERGILNEAVMHFIEGDLTKIDLGLSAEDREWVLKTDVIIHAGGPMDIQATSKEAASVFLNGAKHISEFAKNIHQLKGLQQFIHVVGYMSPFDDKNSKIAIDVFKEGNNFLKIKNPYERTKFLADLYIRQQASTIGYPLSVINPPTVVGSSKTGSTEQTGGLGLLVMSMRKGLMPVIPGGKKYRLPLIANDELAKFIVQVFRLEQPTIQTYTLVDDKQHDQNISQLLDVMSESMNMTAPKISAPLPFMKALMNSGVSKITKIPADGLNFITNRTFSNGSVKKIMGEDWFKETNVMKFSPAVIADLDYRMMYQNGQHSHLFKRTLCYNTTIYQSQGEGKPFILLHGLLSDGEDLFPLGKELHEKSGRPVWIMDLPGLGRSPFKREKNLLNIYLNVLKKLLEKATNGAHLIGHSFGAYILLEALVQKHIDKKYTITLLQPPVAIKKAKSINVPQFMNKWTLKMATTKLIERYLLSNGLFESTESIPEHYIEKITSSFTSPRILNTTVQLNSLLLKNVQGDFNEVTKYNLHIIWGDYDRGYSAPSHLGKVDFVPYGHHFPLNHPSETANLVIKNSSTST; this is encoded by the coding sequence ATGAGAACAGTATTTTTAACTGGCGGAACAGGTTTTATTGGAAAGGAATTAGTGAAGGAATTAGCCAAAGAGCAGGTTACAATTCTTCTATTAGTGAGATCGAAAAGCAAAGCAACACGCATTTATCAAGAAAGAGGCATCTTAAATGAGGCAGTTATGCACTTTATTGAAGGTGATTTGACGAAAATAGACTTAGGTTTAAGTGCTGAAGATAGGGAGTGGGTATTGAAAACGGATGTGATTATTCACGCAGGAGGCCCCATGGATATTCAAGCGACAAGCAAAGAGGCTGCTTCCGTATTTTTGAATGGTGCCAAACATATTAGTGAATTCGCTAAAAACATCCACCAATTGAAGGGATTGCAACAATTTATTCATGTTGTAGGCTATATGAGTCCCTTTGATGATAAAAATAGCAAAATTGCGATAGATGTGTTTAAAGAAGGAAACAATTTTTTGAAAATAAAAAATCCATATGAGAGAACAAAGTTTTTAGCAGATCTTTATATCCGTCAGCAGGCATCAACAATAGGTTATCCGCTTTCAGTAATTAATCCACCAACTGTAGTTGGTAGTAGTAAAACAGGGAGTACCGAGCAAACAGGAGGCTTAGGCTTGCTTGTGATGAGTATGCGAAAAGGGCTCATGCCAGTAATTCCTGGAGGTAAGAAATATAGATTACCACTTATTGCAAACGACGAACTAGCAAAGTTTATTGTGCAGGTTTTCAGATTGGAGCAACCAACTATACAAACATATACACTTGTTGATGATAAGCAACACGATCAAAATATTTCACAATTATTAGATGTTATGTCAGAAAGTATGAATATGACTGCACCTAAAATCTCTGCCCCATTGCCATTTATGAAAGCACTTATGAATAGTGGCGTAAGCAAAATAACCAAAATTCCTGCTGATGGGCTAAACTTTATTACAAATCGAACATTTTCAAATGGTTCAGTGAAAAAGATTATGGGAGAAGATTGGTTTAAGGAGACAAATGTAATGAAATTTTCCCCAGCCGTAATAGCTGATCTGGATTATCGCATGATGTATCAAAATGGCCAGCACAGTCATTTATTTAAACGAACATTATGTTACAATACTACCATTTACCAATCACAAGGAGAGGGTAAACCGTTTATTTTATTACATGGTTTATTAAGTGATGGAGAGGATTTATTTCCTTTAGGGAAAGAGCTTCATGAAAAATCGGGTCGACCTGTATGGATTATGGACCTTCCGGGTTTGGGACGTTCTCCTTTTAAACGAGAGAAAAATCTTTTAAATATCTATTTGAATGTATTGAAGAAGTTATTGGAGAAAGCTACTAATGGTGCCCATCTAATTGGCCATTCATTTGGTGCGTATATTCTTTTGGAAGCATTAGTACAAAAGCACATAGATAAGAAGTATACAATTACTTTACTTCAGCCACCTGTTGCTATAAAAAAGGCTAAATCGATAAATGTTCCTCAATTTATGAACAAATGGACATTGAAAATGGCAACTACTAAATTGATAGAGCGTTATTTATTAAGTAATGGTTTATTTGAAAGTACGGAGAGTATCCCTGAACATTACATTGAAAAAATTACTAGCAGTTTTACTTCTCCTAGAATTTTAAATACTACTGTTCAGCTTAACAGTTTACTATTGAAAAACGTTCAAGGTGATTTCAATGAAGTAACAAAGTATAACCTTCACATTATTTGGGGGGATTATGACAGAGGCTATTCTGCTCCTTCGCATCTTGGTAAGGTTGATTTTGTTCCATATGGACATCATTTTCCTCTTAACCATCCGAGTGAAACGGCTAATTTGGTAATAAAAAATAGTAGTACTAGCACATGA
- a CDS encoding GNAT family N-acetyltransferase has product MDKNEYISLFHKELRQEARVKGYIREETEHVVRHISQFGEKGFIISSNVNESDVREIIKNELNYFSNLEQDFEWKVYNYDKPASLKDILEQEGFTVDDPEALMVMKLEEQHPLLNYDQHFNLKEITDEQGIQDIIVLEDAIWNVPHAELGERLWRDKQNNPESLYLYGIYEDGQLVSAAWMYLEENSSFASLWGGSTLPLFRGKGYYTALLATRAKKAYENGHPFLTVDASSMSRPILEKSGFLCLAYSYGCQSPSTKQ; this is encoded by the coding sequence ATGGATAAAAATGAATATATCTCACTATTCCACAAAGAACTTCGACAAGAGGCTCGAGTAAAAGGTTACATAAGAGAGGAAACAGAACATGTCGTGCGTCACATTTCACAGTTTGGTGAAAAAGGGTTCATTATCTCATCTAATGTAAACGAAAGTGATGTAAGAGAAATTATTAAGAACGAGTTAAACTATTTTAGTAACCTTGAACAAGATTTTGAGTGGAAGGTGTATAACTATGACAAGCCTGCTAGTTTGAAAGATATTCTTGAACAAGAAGGATTCACAGTAGATGACCCTGAAGCACTAATGGTCATGAAGTTAGAGGAACAGCACCCCTTGCTTAATTATGACCAACACTTCAATTTAAAGGAAATAACAGATGAACAAGGCATTCAAGACATTATAGTTCTAGAAGATGCCATCTGGAATGTACCGCATGCTGAACTGGGAGAAAGACTTTGGAGAGATAAACAGAATAATCCTGAATCCCTATACCTTTATGGAATTTATGAAGATGGTCAGCTTGTAAGTGCAGCTTGGATGTATTTAGAGGAAAATTCCTCTTTCGCCAGCTTATGGGGAGGTTCAACACTACCGTTGTTCCGAGGAAAAGGTTATTATACAGCACTTTTAGCTACTCGTGCAAAAAAGGCATATGAAAATGGGCATCCTTTCCTTACTGTTGACGCCAGTTCAATGAGTAGGCCTATCTTAGAAAAGAGTGGTTTTCTATGTCTTGCATACTCTTATGGCTGCCAGTCACCTTCTACCAAGCAGTAG